From a region of the Candidatus Jettenia caeni genome:
- a CDS encoding endonuclease — MSRIRSKDTKPEMMVRKFLFGKGYRYRLYDKKLPGKPDLVLSKYKTVIFVHGCFWHGHTGCKYFVVPKTKTEWWLNKINRNKELDRKSVKKLKTDGWKVIIIFECKLKDGKAGKTLENIANRIEANGNTNH; from the coding sequence ATGAGCAGAATCAGGTCAAAAGACACAAAACCTGAGATGATGGTACGTAAGTTTCTGTTTGGAAAAGGTTACCGTTACAGACTGTATGACAAGAAACTCCCCGGCAAACCCGATTTGGTTCTCTCTAAGTATAAAACTGTAATTTTTGTCCATGGATGTTTCTGGCATGGACACACAGGATGTAAATACTTTGTAGTACCCAAAACGAAAACAGAATGGTGGCTGAACAAAATAAACAGGAACAAAGAACTTGACCGGAAAAGCGTAAAGAAACTGAAGACGGATGGTTGGAAAGTAATAATAATCTTTGAGTGTAAACTGAAAGATGGCAAAGCCGGAAAAACATTGGAAAACATAGCAAATCGAATAGAGGCAAATGGAAATACCAATCATTGA
- a CDS encoding phosphohydrolase has translation MTIKQYAVQIVQTLQKHGYKAFLAGGCVRDMIMGKESFDYDIATDAMPHDVIRIFQKTIPVGIQFGVVIVVKEGHNFEVATFRTEDSYSDGRHPDRISFSTPENDVKRRDFTINGLLYDPVKDEILDYVGGRKDIEAGIVRTIGDPIERFTEDKLRMIRAARFACRFHFSIHKDTQQAIMQLAPQIHMVSAERIREELEKIITGPNPHIGIKLLEELHLLQEILPEVSNTRGVQQPENFHPEGDVFIHTLLALSKMENPSWTLAMGVLLHDIGKAVTFTVTDRIRFNLHEKVGADMATEICDRLKTSTDDKERIRWLVLKHLCFKDAQKMRLNKLKRLFAEEGYPELAELCRADALASSGDLSDYDYCQEMFQKLSREEVKPEPLITGHDLIAMGLQPGPLFKEILTKIEDEQLDGNLTTKEAAIERVKELFMK, from the coding sequence ATGACCATCAAACAATATGCTGTTCAAATCGTACAAACTTTGCAGAAACATGGCTATAAGGCCTTTCTTGCGGGCGGATGTGTACGCGATATGATTATGGGCAAGGAGTCTTTTGATTACGATATTGCCACGGATGCCATGCCTCACGATGTTATAAGAATCTTTCAGAAAACCATTCCCGTAGGAATACAATTTGGCGTTGTTATTGTCGTTAAAGAAGGACATAATTTTGAAGTAGCAACCTTCCGCACGGAGGACTCATACAGCGACGGACGCCATCCCGACCGGATAAGCTTCAGTACTCCCGAAAACGATGTAAAACGAAGAGATTTTACTATAAATGGTCTCCTCTATGATCCGGTAAAAGATGAGATACTTGATTATGTTGGCGGGCGAAAAGATATCGAGGCAGGGATTGTTCGCACTATTGGAGATCCTATCGAACGATTTACCGAAGATAAGTTACGCATGATACGGGCCGCCCGATTTGCGTGCCGCTTTCATTTCTCCATCCATAAAGATACACAACAGGCAATTATGCAGCTTGCGCCGCAAATTCACATGGTCAGCGCAGAACGCATACGGGAAGAATTAGAAAAAATAATAACCGGTCCTAATCCCCATATCGGCATCAAACTCCTGGAAGAGCTTCATCTTTTACAAGAAATATTACCGGAGGTATCCAATACCAGAGGTGTACAACAGCCGGAAAATTTTCACCCCGAGGGCGATGTGTTTATCCATACTTTGCTAGCTTTATCCAAGATGGAAAACCCATCATGGACACTAGCCATGGGAGTACTGTTGCACGATATCGGTAAGGCCGTTACTTTTACGGTAACAGATCGAATCCGATTCAATCTGCACGAGAAAGTAGGGGCAGATATGGCAACCGAAATTTGTGATCGGTTAAAAACCTCTACAGACGATAAGGAACGGATTCGCTGGCTCGTTTTGAAACACCTTTGCTTTAAGGATGCCCAAAAGATGCGGCTTAACAAGCTGAAGAGACTATTTGCAGAGGAAGGCTATCCGGAATTGGCGGAATTATGCCGTGCCGATGCACTTGCCAGCAGTGGCGATCTGTCAGATTACGATTACTGTCAGGAGATGTTTCAGAAATTGAGCCGTGAGGAGGTTAAACCGGAACCTCTTATAACAGGACATGATCTCATAGCAATGGGACTACAGCCAGGTCCTTTATTTAAAGAGATTTTAACGAAAATAGAGGATGAACAACTTGACGGAAATCTCACAACAAAGGAAGCAGCTATTGAAAGGGTAAAAGAGTTATTCATGAAATAA
- a CDS encoding DNA topoisomerase I, protein MAKTKKNMVIVESPAKAKTIGKFLGSSFFVCSSMGHVRDLPEKKLSVDVENNFTPEYKVIPSRKKLVSELLGDSKKADAIYLASDLDREGEAIAWHLSQVLELPEKKVHRVTFNEITKDAILEAFKHPNPINMAKVNAQQARRILDRLVGYQLSPLLWKKITKGLSAGRVQSVAVRLIVEREKEIKEFTPQEYWKITAELKRISENTDKPEDSKAFKAILQKFKNENIEIKNEQQAKGIVDELQKAEYRVASVKKQTKRNNAPPPFTTSLLQQQASTRLQFSAKKTMLIAQQLYEGIDIGTQGTVGLITYMRTDSFHISEQALSSCRIHIADTYGKDYLPEKPNIHASNKQGTQGAHEAIRPTVVEYTPESIKDFLTKDQYKLYELIWKRFVASQMQPALYAVTDVEIISGLYTFKARGRVLLFDGHTLISGHEIDKDEQILPPLEKDQGLELITLSPTQHFTQPPPRFTEASLVKTLEKMGIGRPSTYATIISTIQDRGYVKQEKRAFYATELGMLVTEKLIEHFAKIMDVKFTSHMEGELDKIEDEKIDWLTVLKEFYDPFKMDLEKAMGEMKSVKGTPEESNQVCTLCGQPMVIRWGRHGKFLGCSAFPKCKSTLPLDEKGEPAQPETTEQKCEKCGNTMVVKTGRHGKFLACSGYPECKNTKSLSGEATKVEPTDEKCEKCGSSMVIRFSKKGRFMGCSAYPKCRNIKPLPTGVKCPQEDCGGDLIQRRSKQGGIFFGCSKYPECDYITKELPTIPHVSEEK, encoded by the coding sequence ATGGCAAAAACAAAAAAAAATATGGTAATTGTTGAATCCCCTGCAAAGGCGAAGACGATTGGTAAGTTTCTTGGCTCGTCTTTCTTTGTCTGTTCATCGATGGGGCATGTGCGAGACCTGCCAGAAAAGAAACTATCAGTTGATGTGGAAAATAATTTTACACCTGAATATAAAGTAATTCCCAGCCGAAAAAAATTAGTTTCAGAATTGCTTGGTGATTCAAAGAAAGCAGACGCTATTTATCTCGCATCCGATCTTGATCGTGAAGGGGAGGCTATCGCCTGGCATCTATCTCAAGTTCTTGAATTACCCGAGAAAAAGGTGCATCGGGTTACCTTTAATGAAATAACAAAAGACGCTATCCTGGAAGCCTTTAAGCATCCTAACCCTATCAATATGGCTAAGGTGAATGCCCAGCAGGCGCGAAGGATACTTGACCGACTGGTAGGTTATCAGTTAAGTCCTTTACTCTGGAAGAAGATTACGAAGGGGCTTAGCGCCGGTCGTGTTCAATCCGTTGCTGTTCGGCTCATTGTGGAGCGTGAAAAAGAGATTAAGGAATTTACACCACAAGAGTACTGGAAGATTACTGCTGAATTAAAGCGCATCTCAGAGAATACAGATAAACCTGAAGATAGTAAGGCTTTTAAGGCCATTCTTCAAAAATTTAAAAATGAAAATATTGAAATAAAAAATGAACAACAGGCGAAAGGCATTGTTGATGAACTTCAAAAGGCAGAATATCGTGTTGCGAGCGTAAAGAAGCAAACGAAACGTAATAACGCACCACCGCCCTTCACAACAAGTCTTTTACAGCAGCAAGCGTCTACGCGGCTGCAATTCAGTGCAAAAAAAACAATGCTTATTGCCCAGCAGCTTTATGAAGGTATTGACATAGGTACACAGGGTACTGTCGGACTTATTACGTATATGAGGACGGATTCTTTCCATATCTCAGAACAAGCGCTTTCATCCTGCCGGATACACATTGCTGATACCTATGGTAAGGATTATCTCCCGGAAAAACCTAATATACATGCATCCAATAAACAAGGCACGCAAGGCGCCCATGAGGCTATTCGGCCTACTGTGGTAGAATATACGCCTGAATCTATAAAGGATTTTTTAACAAAAGACCAATATAAACTGTATGAACTGATATGGAAACGGTTTGTAGCCAGTCAGATGCAACCCGCTCTCTATGCTGTGACAGACGTTGAAATAATTTCAGGATTGTATACCTTTAAGGCTAGAGGGAGGGTATTACTTTTTGATGGTCATACCCTCATTTCAGGACACGAGATAGATAAGGATGAACAAATCCTCCCGCCGTTGGAAAAGGATCAAGGGCTTGAATTAATAACATTATCACCTACCCAACATTTTACTCAACCACCTCCACGTTTTACCGAGGCTTCTCTTGTTAAAACTTTAGAAAAGATGGGAATAGGGAGGCCAAGCACTTATGCTACCATTATCTCTACAATACAAGATAGGGGATACGTCAAACAAGAGAAACGTGCGTTCTATGCCACGGAATTAGGGATGTTGGTTACTGAAAAGCTCATTGAGCATTTTGCTAAAATAATGGATGTAAAATTTACTTCCCATATGGAAGGAGAACTTGATAAAATTGAAGATGAAAAAATTGATTGGCTTACGGTGCTGAAAGAATTTTATGATCCTTTTAAAATGGATTTGGAAAAAGCAATGGGAGAGATGAAGAGCGTAAAGGGTACTCCTGAAGAAAGTAATCAAGTCTGCACTTTGTGTGGGCAACCTATGGTTATACGGTGGGGGAGGCACGGGAAGTTTTTGGGATGCTCAGCGTTTCCTAAATGTAAAAGCACTCTTCCTCTCGATGAGAAAGGTGAGCCAGCACAACCTGAAACGACCGAGCAGAAATGTGAAAAATGCGGCAATACTATGGTTGTGAAGACTGGCCGGCATGGAAAATTTCTGGCCTGTTCCGGATATCCGGAGTGCAAAAATACAAAATCTCTTAGTGGTGAGGCGACAAAGGTTGAACCAACCGATGAAAAATGTGAGAAATGTGGAAGTTCTATGGTTATTCGCTTTAGTAAGAAAGGCCGGTTCATGGGTTGTTCTGCCTATCCCAAATGCAGAAATATTAAGCCTCTTCCTACGGGAGTAAAGTGCCCTCAGGAAGATTGCGGTGGCGACTTAATACAACGCAGATCAAAACAAGGCGGGATATTCTTTGGATGTAGTAAATATCCGGAGTGCGACTATATTACAAAAGAGCTGCCAACGATTCCCCATGTATCCGAAGAGAAATAA
- a CDS encoding putative asparagine synthase: protein MGSMYGFSAQKRINNPAIILDKMFRAIPSPCLSANHQWTTREGLVGLGTTYPAKASASKYYAEDLSSGMYCIFDGIIYRDNNDLNRKSLVETDGAAFLLEQYQRSGTNCLRNINGSFNVAWWDEKAHRLILANDKLGHNLLFLGIRDNILVFASMLARIMATGILSSDIDIEGFADLLNYGYILGERTLFKDIHVLPPASFLTCEGGKVCIKQYWHLNQVESHGRYDKQRLDELENTFKLAVKRSILPDKTCAIDLTGGLDSRCILAAAVNQRLPFITHTGGQPDTTDVVIAKRLSAQIGVQHCFESINPQMLSEWLVPMVLYQGGIFATIHCHPCQLLYSPLPFDAIVQGTGGEFARGADWVSPGDLRISNLTTEFIMRRLSSRTAQCLNMEQLWKREFRFIGMHAPREHLHSLLAGYKPKDSPIAVMKYLSLNELGRKFLNKAILIARGSKGAYFPYFDHQWVEAIASIPISERVNNRIQTDLIKRLCPEIKDIPYTHDPFPLLAPLWKILMRKGYRVVKRRTLQKLQFTNINPDEVPSTYYFRWSRKEMYNTFTELLYNPHAAFRTYLNWKTVETLLNQHFTGKKNWEILVAALTVFEISHKLWVAPYKPYTDDHVIPLFLPSDLKKAI from the coding sequence ATGGGCAGCATGTATGGATTTTCAGCACAAAAACGGATCAATAATCCCGCCATCATACTTGATAAAATGTTCAGGGCTATTCCCTCCCCATGTTTATCGGCCAATCATCAGTGGACTACACGAGAAGGACTCGTAGGTCTTGGAACAACTTATCCTGCAAAAGCCAGTGCATCCAAATATTATGCTGAAGATTTATCAAGCGGTATGTATTGTATTTTTGATGGTATTATATACCGCGATAATAATGATCTAAACAGAAAGAGCCTTGTAGAAACTGATGGAGCTGCTTTTTTACTTGAGCAATATCAGAGATCAGGGACTAATTGTTTAAGGAATATCAATGGCAGTTTCAATGTAGCCTGGTGGGATGAAAAAGCACATCGGTTAATTTTAGCTAATGATAAGTTAGGTCACAACCTCTTATTTTTGGGTATTCGGGATAACATCCTTGTCTTTGCATCCATGCTGGCACGGATTATGGCAACCGGCATTTTATCCTCTGATATAGATATAGAGGGGTTTGCTGATCTATTAAACTACGGATACATTCTGGGTGAAAGAACCCTTTTCAAAGATATCCATGTTCTGCCACCCGCCAGTTTTCTTACCTGTGAAGGAGGTAAGGTATGCATCAAACAATATTGGCATTTGAATCAGGTGGAATCTCATGGAAGGTATGATAAACAACGGTTAGATGAACTGGAGAATACTTTTAAATTAGCAGTAAAGCGTTCTATTCTGCCGGATAAAACATGTGCTATTGACCTGACAGGAGGACTTGATTCACGGTGTATATTAGCAGCCGCTGTAAACCAACGATTACCATTTATTACCCATACCGGTGGCCAACCGGATACTACGGATGTCGTAATTGCCAAAAGATTGTCTGCTCAAATTGGAGTACAGCATTGTTTTGAATCAATTAACCCACAAATGTTAAGCGAATGGCTCGTTCCTATGGTACTTTATCAAGGGGGTATTTTTGCAACCATTCATTGTCACCCTTGTCAACTTCTCTATTCTCCGTTACCATTCGATGCAATAGTGCAGGGAACCGGAGGAGAATTTGCCCGGGGCGCCGATTGGGTCTCTCCCGGCGACCTCCGTATCAGCAATCTTACTACTGAGTTTATCATGCGCCGCTTATCATCAAGAACAGCTCAATGCCTAAACATGGAGCAGCTTTGGAAACGGGAATTCAGATTCATCGGCATGCATGCTCCGCGCGAACATTTACATAGCTTACTTGCGGGATACAAGCCAAAAGATTCTCCTATTGCTGTTATGAAGTACCTTTCTCTTAACGAACTTGGGCGTAAATTCCTCAATAAGGCAATTTTAATTGCGCGTGGCAGCAAGGGTGCATATTTTCCCTACTTTGACCATCAATGGGTAGAGGCTATCGCCTCTATTCCCATATCTGAACGAGTAAACAATAGAATACAAACTGATTTAATTAAGAGGCTTTGTCCCGAAATCAAAGATATCCCCTATACCCATGATCCTTTTCCTCTGCTAGCTCCTTTGTGGAAAATCCTTATGAGAAAAGGGTATAGAGTAGTTAAACGAAGAACGTTACAAAAGTTACAATTTACTAATATTAATCCTGATGAAGTTCCCAGCACCTATTATTTTCGTTGGTCCCGTAAGGAAATGTACAATACTTTCACTGAACTCCTCTATAATCCTCATGCTGCATTTCGAACCTATCTTAACTGGAAAACCGTTGAAACCTTGCTCAATCAGCATTTTACAGGCAAAAAGAACTGGGAAATCCTTGTAGCTGCTCTGACCGTATTCGAAATCTCTCATAAACTATGGGTAGCTCCCTATAAACCTTACACCGATGACCATGTTATTCCATTATTTTTACCATCTGATTTGAAAAAAGCGATTTGA
- a CDS encoding protease produces the protein MFYLFVVVTLLYFFNNPLTFANQNNEVDKLRQELLELEKITQPLIQTFRKVSQLVSPSVVSLSTEKKRDPGGTSETEPIPPSQHFPSKRDPHMEDIPKKGLGSGIIVEEHGYILTNNHVIDGFSEDEITVITYNGEQYKSVKIIGIDPNTDLAVIKIEAEGCLPVKFGNSEDVQVGDWVIAIGSPFGYHQTVSMGIISAKGRTHVIPFVLPFIYEDFFQTDAAINPGNSGGPLVNLRGEIIGVNTAIATRSGGFQGVGFAISASIAKETAENIITTGTVVRGYLGVGTHDINDDLAGVLGLKNKKEIIHRLQLPIEKGAFVLEVWSDTPASKAGILPGDIISELDGKKIENTTDLQHAIRHAKVNKAIIVKIIRDGAENALEVVVEPQPEDLAGKSYTAIQKLDEPTKFSLGLVVNELLPEIAKSLGFEGEKGVLVVDVESDSPAEHAGIKPGDLITKVGTREVDSVIEFMALMDEFLDKTGAVSIFVKNKGFVTLK, from the coding sequence ATGTTTTATTTATTTGTGGTAGTAACCCTCCTCTATTTTTTCAATAATCCCCTTACTTTTGCAAACCAAAATAATGAGGTTGATAAATTAAGGCAAGAACTATTAGAGCTTGAAAAGATAACCCAGCCACTTATCCAGACATTCCGGAAAGTCTCACAACTTGTCAGTCCATCAGTTGTCAGTTTAAGTACGGAAAAAAAACGGGATCCTGGCGGCACTTCCGAAACAGAACCCATCCCCCCATCGCAGCATTTTCCATCTAAACGCGATCCTCACATGGAAGATATACCCAAAAAAGGGCTAGGTTCCGGTATTATTGTAGAAGAGCATGGTTATATTTTAACGAACAACCATGTTATCGATGGTTTTTCTGAAGATGAAATCACAGTGATTACCTATAATGGAGAACAATATAAAAGCGTCAAGATCATTGGTATCGACCCTAATACCGATCTTGCTGTTATCAAAATAGAAGCAGAAGGTTGCTTACCGGTTAAATTCGGTAATTCAGAAGATGTACAAGTGGGCGACTGGGTTATTGCAATTGGTAGTCCTTTTGGGTATCACCAAACAGTTTCTATGGGTATTATCAGCGCCAAAGGAAGAACTCACGTTATCCCATTTGTGCTCCCTTTTATTTATGAAGACTTTTTTCAAACGGATGCGGCTATTAATCCTGGAAACAGTGGAGGACCGCTTGTTAACCTTAGGGGAGAAATAATTGGAGTGAATACCGCTATTGCCACTCGGTCCGGAGGTTTTCAGGGTGTAGGATTTGCCATTTCTGCTAGTATTGCAAAAGAAACAGCTGAAAATATCATAACTACAGGAACTGTCGTACGAGGGTATTTGGGTGTAGGAACTCACGATATTAATGACGATTTGGCAGGGGTACTTGGTCTAAAAAACAAAAAGGAGATTATTCATCGTTTACAGTTACCAATAGAAAAGGGAGCATTTGTTTTAGAAGTTTGGAGTGATACCCCTGCATCAAAGGCTGGCATTCTTCCCGGCGATATTATCTCAGAATTAGATGGGAAAAAAATTGAAAATACAACAGATCTTCAGCATGCTATTCGACATGCAAAGGTAAACAAAGCGATTATTGTAAAGATCATACGGGATGGTGCAGAAAATGCGTTAGAAGTTGTGGTGGAACCACAACCGGAAGATCTTGCAGGCAAAAGTTATACTGCTATTCAAAAACTGGATGAGCCAACAAAATTTTCTTTAGGGTTGGTAGTAAATGAGCTCCTTCCTGAAATCGCAAAATCACTAGGTTTCGAGGGTGAGAAAGGTGTCCTGGTCGTTGATGTCGAATCAGATAGCCCGGCTGAACATGCGGGTATAAAACCCGGTGATTTGATTACAAAAGTAGGAACGAGAGAAGTAGACTCCGTTATAGAATTTATGGCGCTTATGGATGAATTCTTAGATAAGACCGGGGCAGTAAGTATATTTGTAAAAAACAAAGGATTTGTAACACTAAAATAA
- a CDS encoding inosine-5'-monophosphate dehydrogenase codes for MSPNGLDAKTFFEYQGGITYNDFILLPGHINFSLDEISLETNLTRNIKIKRPVVSSPMDTVTESKMAISMALLGGIGIIHYNNTIEEQVKEVRRVKRFENGFISEPVVLSPNHTIKDVDILKEMYGFSGIPITEDGTLHSKLIGIVTKRDTDFEEDRTKKLKAVMTTQLVTAPAGISLAEGNKILKESKKGKLPIVDKQGRLVSLMSRTDLLKNNDFPFSSKNRDKQLLAGAALSTREDDKERLDELVKAGVDVIVIDSSQGDSVFQINMVHHIKKKYPHLDVIGGNVVTARQCKSLIDAGVDALRIGMGSGSICITQDTLSVGRAQGSAVYHTAKFSREYANIPVIADGGIAHIGHIVKALALGASTVMMGGLLAGTSEAPGEYFYEGGMRVKKYRGMASQEAMEKGGGKRYLSAEDRVKVSQGVSGTVVDKGSVVHFVQYLMQSLLHSFQELGSKNIQELHKGLYDDTLRFEMRSQSAQTEGSVHNLYSFKEPHLGLLRMNR; via the coding sequence ATGTCACCTAACGGACTGGATGCAAAAACATTTTTTGAGTATCAGGGGGGTATTACGTACAACGATTTTATCCTGCTTCCAGGTCATATCAATTTTTCACTCGATGAGATAAGTCTCGAAACCAATCTTACCCGTAACATAAAGATTAAAAGACCTGTGGTCAGTTCTCCTATGGATACGGTAACTGAATCCAAGATGGCTATTAGCATGGCTTTATTAGGGGGTATCGGCATTATCCATTACAATAACACTATTGAGGAGCAGGTAAAAGAAGTACGTCGGGTCAAGAGATTTGAGAATGGATTTATCTCTGAGCCTGTTGTCCTCAGCCCAAATCATACCATTAAGGACGTTGATATTCTCAAAGAGATGTATGGCTTCTCAGGTATCCCCATTACAGAGGACGGCACATTACATTCGAAACTCATCGGTATTGTAACCAAGCGGGATACGGATTTTGAAGAAGACCGGACTAAAAAACTAAAAGCGGTAATGACCACTCAGTTGGTTACGGCTCCGGCTGGTATATCTCTGGCAGAGGGTAACAAGATACTCAAGGAGAGTAAGAAGGGAAAACTTCCCATTGTTGATAAGCAAGGCCGCCTCGTCTCTCTCATGAGCCGTACTGATTTGCTCAAGAACAATGACTTCCCCTTTTCATCGAAAAACAGAGATAAACAACTCCTCGCAGGAGCTGCGCTCTCTACCCGTGAAGATGATAAAGAACGTCTCGATGAACTGGTGAAGGCAGGTGTAGATGTTATCGTAATTGATTCATCTCAGGGCGATTCTGTTTTTCAAATCAACATGGTACACCATATCAAGAAAAAATACCCGCATCTTGATGTAATCGGCGGAAATGTCGTTACTGCCAGACAATGCAAGTCACTCATTGATGCCGGGGTAGATGCGCTCCGTATCGGTATGGGCAGCGGTTCGATCTGTATAACGCAGGATACCCTTTCTGTGGGAAGGGCCCAAGGATCAGCGGTATATCATACGGCAAAATTCTCAAGGGAATACGCCAATATACCCGTTATTGCAGATGGTGGTATAGCCCATATCGGGCATATTGTAAAAGCGCTGGCCCTGGGTGCAAGCACCGTTATGATGGGTGGTTTACTTGCAGGAACGAGCGAGGCGCCCGGAGAATATTTTTACGAAGGTGGGATGCGCGTTAAAAAATACCGGGGTATGGCTTCTCAAGAGGCAATGGAAAAAGGAGGAGGGAAAAGATATCTCTCTGCTGAAGACAGGGTAAAGGTTTCACAGGGTGTTTCAGGTACTGTTGTAGATAAAGGTTCTGTTGTACATTTTGTCCAATATTTAATGCAAAGCTTATTGCATTCATTCCAGGAACTTGGATCCAAAAATATTCAGGAACTTCACAAGGGATTATATGATGATACACTGCGATTTGAAATGCGTTCACAATCTGCTCAAACTGAAGGCAGTGTCCATAATCTCTATTCCTTCAAAGAACCCCATCTTGGTTTACTGAGAATGAACAGATAA
- a CDS encoding putative aquaporin — protein sequence MDAFKKYVAEFLGTFTLVFIAAGAVCTDYYLRKSSGQGLGILGISIAFGLATTSVIYAISYVSGAHINPAITIAHWVTRRINPDTAIKYILSQILGASLAGFALKILFPEALYTVYLGTSTLGNEVSVLQGIIMESIISFLLVLTFCGTVLDKRAYSGFAGLAIGLVVLFGVLIGGPISGGVMNPARSFGPALASGQFTHHYVWWIGPIAGSIIAAFLYDTILAEEEAKTVSTKKK from the coding sequence ATGGATGCATTCAAAAAATATGTTGCAGAATTTTTAGGTACATTTACCCTTGTTTTTATTGCAGCCGGTGCGGTATGCACAGATTATTATCTGAGAAAAAGCAGTGGACAGGGTTTAGGTATTTTAGGAATTTCGATTGCTTTTGGTCTGGCAACAACCTCAGTAATTTATGCCATTAGTTATGTTTCAGGCGCGCATATCAATCCAGCAATTACCATTGCTCATTGGGTCACCAGAAGAATAAATCCGGATACCGCAATTAAGTATATACTATCGCAAATCCTCGGCGCTTCATTAGCAGGTTTTGCATTAAAAATATTATTTCCCGAAGCGCTGTACACGGTTTATTTAGGTACAAGTACTTTGGGAAATGAAGTTTCTGTTCTTCAAGGTATTATTATGGAATCCATTATTAGCTTCTTGCTCGTTCTAACATTCTGTGGAACAGTTCTTGATAAAAGGGCATATAGCGGATTTGCCGGATTGGCAATAGGCCTGGTCGTACTATTCGGCGTCTTAATAGGAGGTCCTATCAGCGGCGGGGTAATGAACCCTGCACGCTCCTTTGGTCCGGCTCTCGCATCAGGCCAATTTACCCATCACTATGTCTGGTGGATTGGTCCAATTGCAGGTAGTATCATCGCCGCATTTTTATATGATACTATTCTTGCAGAGGAAGAAGCAAAAACTGTAAGTACTAAAAAGAAATAA
- a CDS encoding riboflavin biosynthesis protein: protein MEKIYGIKELTRKIHNPVVTLGMFDGVHRGHQKIIESVRHYASGKKGESVIITFDRHPKSLLENRHPSFITSLEHRLVLFERLGVDYIIILNFSPKLAQMTAEDFIHEILVGWLGVKCIVLGFNCRFGKDREGDITLVRTLADTYNFEVYECPPVIYKDQIISSTAIRQAILEGALEKAEGMLGRPVSILGTVVKKSGRGRILGYPTANLNLHHEVRPPRGVYGTKVHYTGQDYPALTNIGLRPTFAKGSFPDEGETLEIEVHILGFQGSLYGQDLEVQFLFKIRDEMPFETVEELKAQIEKDKETLLRKAFPKKTEM from the coding sequence TTGGAAAAGATCTATGGGATAAAGGAATTAACCAGAAAAATTCACAATCCTGTGGTAACCCTTGGGATGTTCGATGGTGTACACCGGGGACATCAAAAAATTATTGAGAGCGTAAGGCATTACGCTTCGGGGAAAAAGGGTGAATCGGTAATAATCACCTTTGATCGTCATCCGAAAAGTCTTCTGGAGAACAGGCATCCTTCCTTTATCACCTCTTTAGAACATCGATTGGTATTATTTGAGCGTCTGGGGGTCGATTATATTATAATACTTAATTTCTCCCCAAAACTTGCACAAATGACTGCTGAGGATTTTATCCATGAGATATTAGTCGGCTGGCTTGGTGTAAAATGCATTGTTCTGGGATTCAATTGCCGTTTTGGGAAAGACCGTGAGGGAGATATAACATTGGTCCGTACCTTGGCAGATACCTATAACTTTGAAGTGTATGAGTGCCCACCGGTAATATACAAAGATCAAATAATTAGTAGTACGGCTATCCGCCAGGCAATTTTAGAAGGAGCGTTAGAGAAGGCGGAAGGTATGCTCGGCAGACCTGTTTCTATTCTGGGCACCGTAGTAAAGAAATCTGGTAGAGGAAGGATATTGGGCTATCCTACGGCCAATTTGAATCTACATCATGAAGTAAGACCACCGAGGGGCGTTTACGGAACAAAAGTCCACTACACTGGACAAGATTATCCGGCATTGACCAATATAGGCTTACGACCAACATTTGCAAAAGGATCCTTTCCTGATGAGGGTGAAACACTGGAGATTGAAGTCCACATCCTTGGTTTCCAGGGTTCACTCTACGGGCAGGATCTTGAGGTACAATTCCTCTTTAAAATAAGGGATGAAATGCCATTTGAAACCGTGGAAGAACTCAAGGCACAGATTGAAAAAGACAAGGAGACGCTTCTCCGGAAGGCATTCCCTAAAAAAACGGAGATGTAG
- a CDS encoding phage integrase — translation MLEYAPKNSKRTQMYYKTTLNHSLPFFGNMKLTSITPKKISKYKAMQYSKGIKPGTYNLKQAMFSKMFTIAIREWLKENPVSKIPKDKENNQYGKWLSEEGERRLLENIPG, via the coding sequence ATGTTGGAATATGCTCCTAAAAATTCAAAAAGAACACAAATGTACTACAAAACAACACTGAATCATTCGCTTCCCTTTTTTGGTAATATGAAGTTGACTTCAATAACTCCTAAAAAGATATCTAAATACAAGGCCATGCAATACAGTAAAGGTATTAAACCAGGTACGTATAATTTAAAGCAGGCAATGTTTTCCAAAATGTTTACTATTGCTATTAGGGAATGGCTAAAGGAAAACCCTGTTAGTAAAATTCCCAAGGATAAGGAAAACAACCAGTATGGCAAGTGGTTATCTGAGGAAGGCGAGCGGCGGCTATTGGAGAACATACCGGGGTGA